One Thalassotalea hakodatensis DNA segment encodes these proteins:
- a CDS encoding sensor histidine kinase — translation MNWTKLIEDRNRLFWLMHTAGWFGFALVHYLGSLLHDLRDIFTVIILLNAYAGWLFTIPLRYVYRKIWNFTPLKIALYVLACSYITGLIWQVVQNINYWEIYKHGYRPDNLIYYARNTTFSFFIVLSWSLLYFGTKYYQMLQKEKQNVLKANTVAHEAQLKMLRYQLNPHFLFNTLNAISTLILVNENNTANKMVTKLSEFLRYSLDKDPMKKVTLESELQALKLYLDIEKVRFEERLQVNFTVDANCQKALVPSMILQPLAENSIKHAIAVQEQGGAINVNVSSFGNDLLLELSDNGPGAEISNGNLYRENGVGLANTRERLQALYDVNFSLVVSNNTPNGVKVNIRMPYEVG, via the coding sequence GTGAATTGGACGAAGTTAATAGAAGATAGAAACCGTTTATTTTGGTTAATGCACACTGCGGGCTGGTTTGGCTTTGCGCTTGTTCATTACCTTGGGTCATTATTGCACGATCTACGTGATATATTTACGGTGATTATCTTATTAAATGCCTATGCTGGTTGGTTGTTTACCATTCCGCTGCGTTATGTATATCGTAAAATATGGAACTTCACCCCGTTAAAAATAGCCTTGTATGTTCTGGCATGCTCATACATTACCGGCCTAATTTGGCAAGTAGTGCAAAATATTAACTATTGGGAAATTTATAAGCACGGTTATCGCCCTGATAATTTGATTTATTACGCAAGAAATACCACGTTTTCATTCTTTATTGTACTGAGTTGGAGCTTACTGTATTTCGGGACTAAATATTATCAAATGCTGCAAAAAGAAAAACAAAACGTGCTAAAAGCCAATACTGTTGCGCATGAAGCGCAATTAAAAATGCTTAGATATCAGTTAAACCCACATTTTTTGTTTAATACTTTAAATGCCATTTCTACCTTAATTTTAGTGAATGAAAATAATACCGCTAATAAAATGGTTACCAAACTGAGCGAATTTTTACGATATTCACTTGATAAAGATCCCATGAAGAAAGTAACGCTTGAAAGCGAGTTGCAAGCATTAAAGTTATATCTTGATATTGAAAAGGTACGGTTTGAAGAGCGGTTACAGGTTAATTTTACAGTCGATGCAAATTGTCAAAAAGCATTGGTGCCGAGCATGATCCTTCAACCGTTAGCTGAAAATTCAATTAAGCACGCTATTGCCGTACAAGAACAAGGTGGCGCGATAAATGTTAATGTGTCCAGTTTTGGTAATGATCTATTACTTGAGTTATCTGATAATGGTCCTGGCGCTGAAATATCAAATGGTAATTTATATCGAGAAAATGGAGTAGGGCTTGCCAATACAAGAGAGCGCTTACAAGCGCTTTATGATGTGAATTTTTCACTTGTTGTATCCAATAATACGCCAAATGGTGTTAAAGTGAACATCAGAATGCCATACGAAGTTGGGTAA
- a CDS encoding efflux RND transporter permease subunit, with translation MIAWFARNHVAANLLMITILMMGVMSIKSNIPLEVFPSFESDVVNVSVSLRGATPEDVEKGVAIRIEEAVEDLEGIEKISSTSTEGSARVRIEADSGYDARELLNDVKSRVDAINTFPGEAEKPVISLLQRKREVIAVTVASDYSEKEIRTFAEQVRDDLLTLPEITQVSLDAVRDYEINIEVSQQKLRQYQISITDIATAVQNSSSDMSAGNIRTDGGDVLVRSKGQAYRKDEFEQIVIKTNADGSIIHVSDVATVNDGFEETPMRARFNGKQGAMIEVYRIGDQNAIDVADAVKAYIEDRQSTLPKGFELSYWDDDSEIVKSRLNTLISNALQGGFLVLILLTLFLRPTIAFWVFIGIPVSFMGAFIMMPVFDISINIMSLFGFILVLGIVVDDAIVTGENIYRHSQTASSGLEAAVKGTEEVATPVTFGILTTVAAFLPLAFIDGMRGAIFAQIPVVVIPVLLFSLIESKFVLPSHLKHLKIRNKDTDNSTGSRFSRWQQNFADGFEGAIIRYYKPILAIATKHRLTTLSLFIGVFFIIIAFIMSGWTKFVFFPRIASETARANLTMPVGTNYDVVDSYVVKMANAARELQDKYRDENGTSIILNVLAITRNEQGRVRFEITPADENHSGVGTRQLVNEWRELIGKVPGAESLTFRAEIGRGGDPIDIQLAANDLDTLKEVSEQVKERLRTYPTAFEISDSLSNGKQELEIELTEQGHALGISRTTITRQVRNAFFGAQIQRIQRGRDDVRVMIKFPLSERQSVANLNEMLIATPSGGQVPLSHVATLKAGKSPSAINRIDRYRTVNVTADVDKESTNMTVLNNDLRPFMESLVTKYPGVSFTMEGEAREQSDSFSSLQLGLTFVFFIIYCLLAIPFKSYIQPLIVMSVIPFGAIGAVIGHWIMGMDLTIMSLLGIMALIGVVVNDSLVLVDFINKRRAEGIALMEAVLTAGQSRFRPVMLTSLTTFIGLMPLLFEKATQAQFLIPMAVSLGFGIIFATFITLILIPVNYLLVEDVKRFAKMTKAKLTTA, from the coding sequence ATGATCGCTTGGTTTGCTCGAAATCATGTAGCCGCTAATTTGTTGATGATCACCATCTTAATGATGGGTGTGATGTCAATAAAAAGTAATATTCCACTCGAAGTATTTCCTTCATTTGAATCAGACGTTGTCAACGTTTCAGTAAGTTTACGTGGAGCAACACCTGAAGATGTTGAAAAAGGGGTTGCGATCAGAATTGAAGAAGCTGTAGAAGACCTTGAAGGTATTGAAAAAATCAGCAGCACCTCAACTGAAGGCTCTGCAAGGGTGCGTATTGAAGCGGATTCTGGCTACGATGCACGAGAGCTTCTAAATGATGTTAAAAGCCGCGTTGATGCGATTAACACATTCCCTGGGGAAGCTGAAAAACCTGTCATTTCGTTACTACAACGTAAAAGAGAAGTTATTGCAGTCACTGTTGCTTCTGATTATAGCGAAAAAGAGATCAGAACCTTTGCGGAACAAGTGCGCGATGATTTATTAACGTTACCAGAAATTACACAAGTGTCGTTAGATGCGGTGCGTGACTATGAAATTAATATTGAAGTGAGCCAACAAAAATTACGTCAATATCAAATAAGCATTACTGATATTGCAACTGCTGTTCAAAACAGTTCATCTGATATGTCCGCAGGGAACATTCGTACTGATGGTGGTGATGTATTAGTGCGAAGTAAAGGGCAAGCATATCGCAAAGATGAATTTGAACAGATTGTGATCAAAACCAATGCTGATGGTTCTATTATTCATGTAAGTGATGTTGCTACCGTTAATGATGGTTTTGAAGAAACACCTATGCGTGCTAGGTTCAATGGTAAGCAAGGTGCGATGATTGAAGTTTATCGTATAGGTGATCAGAACGCGATAGATGTTGCTGATGCTGTAAAAGCATATATTGAAGATCGTCAATCTACCTTGCCCAAAGGGTTCGAACTTAGTTATTGGGATGATGACTCTGAAATCGTAAAGAGCCGCTTAAATACGCTTATCAGTAATGCACTACAAGGTGGCTTCCTCGTATTGATTTTATTGACATTATTTTTACGTCCAACCATTGCTTTTTGGGTATTTATTGGTATCCCTGTCAGTTTTATGGGCGCATTTATCATGATGCCGGTATTTGATATCTCAATTAATATTATGAGTTTATTTGGTTTTATATTAGTGCTGGGGATCGTGGTTGATGATGCCATAGTCACCGGTGAAAATATTTACCGGCATTCCCAAACGGCATCAAGTGGCTTAGAAGCTGCGGTAAAAGGCACTGAAGAGGTGGCTACTCCAGTTACCTTTGGTATTTTAACAACCGTTGCAGCATTTTTACCTTTAGCGTTTATTGACGGCATGCGCGGTGCGATTTTCGCACAAATTCCTGTCGTTGTGATACCGGTTTTATTGTTTTCCCTTATTGAGTCAAAGTTTGTTTTACCGTCGCATTTAAAACATTTAAAAATTCGTAATAAAGATACCGATAATTCGACCGGATCACGTTTTAGTCGTTGGCAGCAAAATTTTGCTGATGGCTTTGAAGGCGCAATTATTCGCTACTATAAACCCATTCTGGCGATTGCAACAAAGCATCGTCTAACTACGCTAAGTTTATTCATTGGGGTGTTCTTCATTATCATCGCATTTATTATGTCAGGCTGGACAAAGTTTGTCTTTTTCCCTCGTATAGCCAGTGAAACAGCTCGTGCAAACTTAACGATGCCAGTTGGAACTAATTATGACGTGGTAGATAGCTACGTCGTTAAAATGGCAAATGCAGCGAGAGAATTACAAGATAAATATCGTGATGAGAATGGCACCAGTATTATTTTAAATGTATTGGCTATCACACGTAACGAACAAGGACGTGTACGCTTTGAAATTACCCCCGCAGATGAAAATCATTCTGGTGTAGGTACCAGACAACTTGTGAATGAATGGCGAGAATTAATTGGAAAAGTGCCTGGTGCTGAAAGCTTAACCTTTAGAGCCGAAATAGGCCGTGGTGGTGATCCTATTGATATTCAATTAGCAGCTAATGATTTAGACACATTAAAAGAAGTGTCAGAACAAGTAAAAGAGCGGCTAAGAACCTATCCTACAGCATTTGAAATTTCAGATAGCTTGTCTAATGGTAAGCAAGAACTTGAGATTGAATTGACCGAACAGGGTCATGCATTGGGAATTTCCCGCACCACTATTACTCGTCAGGTTAGGAATGCATTCTTTGGTGCACAAATCCAGCGCATACAACGCGGAAGAGATGACGTCAGAGTGATGATCAAATTTCCACTATCTGAACGGCAGTCGGTTGCCAACTTAAATGAAATGCTGATTGCAACACCAAGCGGAGGGCAAGTTCCTTTGTCTCATGTTGCCACACTAAAAGCCGGTAAAAGTCCGTCTGCCATCAACCGTATAGATCGATATAGAACAGTGAATGTTACTGCAGATGTTGATAAAGAAAGTACCAATATGACGGTGCTAAATAATGATTTAAGGCCTTTTATGGAATCATTAGTGACTAAATATCCTGGGGTCTCGTTTACTATGGAAGGCGAAGCTAGAGAGCAAAGTGATTCATTCAGTAGCTTACAATTAGGTTTAACTTTTGTGTTTTTCATTATTTACTGCTTATTGGCAATCCCATTTAAGTCGTACATACAACCATTAATCGTAATGTCTGTGATACCGTTTGGTGCAATTGGCGCGGTTATTGGGCACTGGATCATGGGAATGGATCTCACAATAATGAGTTTACTCGGTATTATGGCGTTGATTGGCGTCGTGGTTAACGATAGCTTAGTACTCGTTGATTTTATTAATAAACGCCGTGCAGAAGGTATTGCTTTAATGGAAGCAGTATTAACAGCAGGACAATCAAGGTTCAGACCCGTAATGTTAACATCGTTAACGACGTTTATAGGTTTAATGCCACTATTATTTGAAAAAGCGACACAAGCGCAGTTCTTGATCCCAATGGCGGTATCGCTCGGTTTTGGTATTATTTTCGCCACGTTTATTACGCTAATTTTAATACCAGTTAACTATTTACTGGTAGAAGATGTCAAAAGGTTTGCTAAAATGACAAAAGCAAAACTTACCACTGCATAA
- the pyk gene encoding pyruvate kinase: MPRRTKIVATLGPATEDRETLKKVLAAGVNVVRLNFSHGTADDHIQRANTVRELAKELGIYVGILGDLQGPKIRVSTFKNGPIELSVGDKFELDATLAKGEGCQEKVGIDYKNLPKDVTQGDILLLDDGRVQLKVLSVNEHSVFTEVTVGGPLSNNKGINRQGGGLTAPALTDKDKADIKTAAKIDVDFLAVSFPRDASDMREARLLAQEANCNARLVSKIERAEAVNNDKTLDDIILASDVVMVARGDLGVEIGDAALVGKQKHIIARSRQLNRAVITATQMMETMITQPMPTRAEVMDVSNAVLDGTDAVMLSAETAAGKYPVETVTAMSNVCIGAEQHRSVNTSKHRLELMFNEVSETIALSAMYAANHLNGVKAIIALTESGQTAKLMSRITSGLPIYALSRHQKTLNKSAIYRGVYPLEFDSTSSNNDSLSNDVLKAVIKRSDLTEGDKVIFTHGDLMETVGATNTLKVLTVTKALLS, translated from the coding sequence ATGCCTAGAAGAACGAAAATTGTTGCGACCTTAGGTCCTGCAACTGAAGATAGAGAAACGTTGAAGAAAGTGCTCGCTGCAGGTGTCAACGTTGTTCGTTTAAACTTTTCTCATGGTACTGCTGATGATCACATACAGCGGGCTAATACGGTGCGAGAATTAGCAAAAGAGTTAGGCATTTATGTCGGTATTTTAGGAGATTTACAAGGGCCTAAAATTCGTGTTTCCACTTTTAAAAATGGTCCTATCGAACTTAGCGTTGGCGATAAATTCGAACTTGATGCAACGTTAGCTAAAGGTGAAGGTTGTCAGGAAAAAGTCGGAATAGATTATAAAAATTTACCGAAAGATGTTACCCAAGGTGATATTTTATTACTAGATGATGGCCGTGTTCAGCTGAAAGTATTAAGTGTAAATGAGCACTCGGTATTCACAGAAGTTACCGTGGGTGGCCCATTATCTAATAATAAAGGTATAAATCGTCAAGGCGGTGGCTTAACAGCACCAGCACTAACTGACAAAGATAAAGCCGATATTAAAACAGCTGCAAAGATTGATGTTGACTTCTTAGCGGTTTCTTTTCCGCGTGACGCATCAGATATGCGAGAAGCCCGTTTATTAGCGCAAGAAGCAAACTGTAATGCCCGTTTAGTGTCAAAAATTGAACGTGCTGAAGCTGTAAACAATGATAAAACTTTAGATGATATTATATTAGCTTCAGATGTAGTAATGGTTGCACGTGGTGATTTAGGTGTTGAAATTGGTGACGCGGCCCTTGTTGGAAAACAAAAACATATTATCGCCCGTTCACGCCAATTAAACCGTGCTGTGATCACTGCAACGCAAATGATGGAAACCATGATCACACAACCAATGCCAACGCGTGCTGAGGTGATGGATGTGTCTAACGCCGTATTAGACGGTACTGATGCAGTAATGCTCTCAGCGGAAACAGCTGCGGGTAAATACCCTGTGGAAACCGTTACTGCAATGTCAAATGTTTGTATTGGTGCTGAACAACATCGTTCGGTAAATACATCAAAGCATCGTTTAGAACTCATGTTTAATGAAGTATCTGAAACAATTGCACTATCAGCAATGTATGCAGCTAACCATTTAAATGGTGTTAAAGCGATTATTGCATTGACAGAGTCAGGACAAACCGCAAAATTAATGTCGAGAATAACCTCTGGCTTACCTATTTATGCATTGTCACGCCATCAAAAAACGTTAAATAAAAGTGCCATTTATCGCGGTGTTTATCCATTAGAATTTGATTCAACATCAAGTAACAATGATTCCCTTTCAAATGATGTGTTAAAAGCAGTGATAAAACGTTCAGATTTAACCGAAGGTGATAAAGTTATTTTCACTCACGGCGATTTAATGGAAACTGTAGGTGCCACGAATACGCTTAAAGTTCTTACGGTTACTAAAGCCTTATTAAGCTAA
- a CDS encoding ATP-dependent 6-phosphofructokinase produces the protein MSAINKQKSNTIHVGLLTSGGDAPGMNAAIRAVVLAAAANNINVTGFHHGYNGLIDNECSLLSLDDVQGIIRLGGTILKSARCKAMTEKSGVDKAVDTLKQNKIDALIVIGGDGSFCGLQAIQKHWQGQTIGIPGTIDNDIDGTDYTIGFSTAVNTAIDAIDKIRDTANAFDRVFIVELMGRKSGHITFNVGISCAAEQVISFENFHPSEKRLTLNKLADNIQQSIVVNQASYLIVMAENLWPGGSQVFADELSALSGVDCTLCTLGYIQRGGSPVAKDRILATKMGVAAIQAIMQQQTEVMIGEQNNAMVSIPLTQTTLHQKQVSQSLVDAQQNILAMTAQTDT, from the coding sequence ATGTCTGCAATAAATAAACAAAAAAGCAATACAATACATGTTGGTTTGCTTACCAGCGGCGGTGATGCTCCAGGCATGAATGCAGCAATACGAGCGGTTGTACTCGCTGCTGCCGCTAATAACATTAACGTTACCGGTTTTCACCACGGATATAACGGCTTAATAGATAACGAATGTAGCTTGCTGAGCCTTGATGATGTTCAAGGTATAATACGGTTAGGTGGCACTATTCTAAAAAGTGCACGTTGCAAAGCCATGACCGAAAAAAGCGGCGTTGATAAAGCGGTTGATACGTTGAAACAAAATAAAATTGACGCCTTAATCGTTATCGGTGGCGACGGCTCTTTCTGTGGATTACAAGCTATTCAAAAGCACTGGCAAGGACAAACAATTGGAATTCCTGGCACCATCGACAATGATATAGATGGTACAGACTACACTATTGGCTTTTCAACAGCAGTGAATACAGCAATTGACGCCATAGATAAAATACGTGATACCGCGAATGCATTTGATCGCGTTTTCATTGTTGAGCTAATGGGGCGTAAAAGCGGCCATATTACCTTTAATGTTGGAATATCATGTGCTGCTGAACAAGTGATATCTTTTGAAAACTTTCACCCCTCAGAAAAGCGATTAACGCTAAATAAACTAGCCGATAACATTCAACAGTCTATTGTTGTCAATCAAGCCAGTTATTTAATTGTTATGGCTGAAAATTTATGGCCTGGTGGCAGCCAAGTTTTCGCTGACGAACTTTCAGCGTTATCAGGAGTCGATTGCACACTTTGTACACTTGGTTATATACAACGAGGTGGTTCACCTGTCGCTAAAGATAGAATATTGGCAACAAAAATGGGCGTAGCAGCTATTCAAGCAATTATGCAGCAACAAACGGAAGTGATGATCGGCGAACAAAATAACGCCATGGTGTCCATACCATTAACTCAAACAACACTCCATCAGAAACAAGTGAGTCAGTCATTAGTTGATGCGCAACAAAATATCTTAGCTATGACTGCTCAAACGGATACTTAG
- a CDS encoding DUF6279 family lipoprotein: MQLKGKIFIILFVGLLTGCSTTFMYNHLDWWVGWYLDDYVDLTRDQQRNFDLKFEELHQWHRDTQLNQYKEQLTQFKSQISAGISKEDLAEHQEKITGHWQVLMRKVAPEVAQLSLQLSKQQRESLVDNIKKIRQKRIDDHENLSREEWLEAREKEKIADLKEWVGKLTSTQKQKIHQLVKGFQSEREYWLAYRTSWQQSFFTLLTPEQLDQSYVDAFTDLMINGRKRLRSEEFLELNKQNDAISHEITVHVLNTLTAKQRKKLTKKLDDLIEDLTELVED; encoded by the coding sequence ATGCAATTAAAAGGTAAGATTTTTATTATTTTATTTGTTGGTTTATTAACAGGTTGTAGTACTACGTTTATGTATAACCACCTTGATTGGTGGGTAGGTTGGTATCTTGATGATTACGTGGATTTAACCCGAGATCAGCAAAGAAATTTCGATCTAAAATTTGAAGAACTACACCAGTGGCATCGTGATACACAGCTAAATCAGTATAAAGAGCAATTAACACAATTTAAATCACAAATATCCGCAGGTATTAGCAAAGAAGATTTAGCTGAACATCAAGAAAAAATAACGGGCCATTGGCAAGTGTTAATGCGAAAAGTCGCTCCTGAAGTTGCACAACTTTCTCTACAATTAAGCAAACAACAAAGAGAGTCGCTTGTTGATAATATTAAAAAGATCCGCCAAAAACGCATTGATGATCATGAAAATTTAAGTAGAGAAGAGTGGTTAGAAGCGAGAGAAAAGGAAAAAATTGCAGATCTAAAAGAGTGGGTAGGAAAACTAACAAGTACACAAAAGCAGAAAATTCACCAGTTAGTTAAAGGCTTTCAGAGTGAACGAGAGTATTGGTTAGCTTATCGAACCTCTTGGCAACAATCTTTTTTTACACTGTTAACACCTGAACAATTAGATCAAAGCTATGTAGACGCCTTTACTGATCTGATGATAAACGGGAGAAAACGTTTAAGGAGTGAAGAATTTCTTGAACTTAATAAACAAAATGATGCGATAAGTCATGAGATAACGGTACATGTATTGAACACGTTAACAGCTAAGCAGCGTAAGAAATTAACGAAAAAGCTAGATGATTTAATTGAAGATTTAACTGAATTAGTTGAAGATTAA
- a CDS encoding MurR/RpiR family transcriptional regulator translates to MNILEKITNELDTFSKSERKVAEVILSSPSTVIHASIAALAKQANISEPTVNRFCRRLDTKGYPDFKLHLAQSLANGTPYVNRHVDENDSADEYTAKIFESTMASLELARKSLNTGTLNRAVDLLTQANKISFFGLGASAVVAHDALNKFFRFNVPVAYFDDILMQRMSAINSQQGDVVVLISHTGRTKSLVEVASLAKENDATVIGITTEGTPLAKECSIVLSVDVAEDTDLYMPMSSRIAQLALIDILATGFTLRRGTKFRDNLKKVKDSLRSSRFERRD, encoded by the coding sequence ATGAATATATTAGAAAAAATTACCAATGAACTAGACACATTCAGTAAATCAGAACGTAAAGTTGCTGAAGTGATATTGTCTTCTCCTAGCACCGTAATACACGCCAGTATCGCAGCGTTGGCTAAACAAGCCAACATTAGTGAACCTACAGTGAATCGCTTTTGTCGTCGTTTAGATACGAAAGGTTACCCAGACTTCAAATTACATTTAGCACAAAGCTTGGCAAATGGTACGCCATATGTAAACCGACATGTTGATGAAAATGACAGTGCCGATGAATACACGGCAAAAATCTTTGAATCAACCATGGCCAGTTTAGAGCTTGCTCGTAAAAGTTTAAATACCGGCACGTTAAACAGAGCTGTCGATTTATTAACACAAGCAAACAAAATTTCATTCTTCGGCCTAGGCGCATCAGCGGTTGTTGCCCACGACGCTTTAAATAAGTTTTTTCGTTTCAATGTGCCTGTTGCTTACTTCGACGACATATTAATGCAACGAATGAGTGCGATAAATAGTCAGCAAGGTGATGTCGTTGTTTTGATTTCGCATACTGGCAGAACAAAATCTCTCGTGGAAGTAGCAAGCTTAGCGAAAGAAAACGATGCAACGGTTATCGGCATTACCACAGAAGGTACTCCGCTAGCGAAAGAATGTAGCATTGTGTTATCAGTAGATGTTGCTGAAGACACTGATTTATATATGCCTATGTCTTCACGCATCGCACAGCTAGCGTTAATCGATATTCTTGCTACTGGCTTTACTTTACGCCGTGGTACTAAATTTAGAGATAACTTGAAGAAAGTAAAAGATAGTTTAAGAAGCTCAAGATTTGAGCGCAGAGACTAA
- the hinT gene encoding purine nucleoside phosphoramidase — protein MAEETIFSKIVRQEIPTDLLYQDELVTAFRDISPQASTHILIIPNKLIPTVNDIEVDDELIMGRLFTVAKKLAKEEGIAEDGFRLIMNCNQHGGQEVYHIHLHLLGGQPLGKMLSLP, from the coding sequence ATGGCTGAAGAAACAATATTTTCAAAAATTGTTCGTCAAGAGATCCCAACGGATCTTTTATATCAAGATGAATTAGTGACGGCGTTTCGGGACATCTCACCGCAAGCAAGCACGCATATCTTGATCATACCGAATAAATTGATCCCAACGGTTAATGATATCGAAGTAGACGATGAGTTAATTATGGGACGCCTATTTACTGTCGCGAAAAAGTTAGCGAAAGAAGAAGGCATTGCAGAAGACGGTTTTCGTTTGATCATGAATTGTAATCAACATGGTGGACAAGAAGTTTATCACATTCATCTTCACTTACTTGGCGGGCAACCACTGGGTAAAATGTTATCGTTGCCTTAA
- a CDS encoding LytR/AlgR family response regulator transcription factor — MGKKLSTIIVDDEALARKGLAVRLQSHDDIDIVMECSNGREAIEAVRAYQPDLMFLDIQMPGLDGFEVMQALLEQDLTLPVVVFVTAFDQYALKAFDVHAQDYLMKPADEERLAQTLDRVRSNLSSSEHAVHIEKLVKLVSDVTGHDSQDIINDLANNNPVTVSHFSDVLAIKDGGEVSRVPVKEILWIDAAGDYMCVHTNSETHILRKTMKQLEESLDPRLFIRSHRSTIVNKNYVDKFCSQLNGEYYLVMTNGKELKVSRSYKEKVKQSITS, encoded by the coding sequence ATGGGCAAAAAATTATCTACCATCATTGTTGATGATGAAGCACTAGCTAGAAAGGGTCTAGCTGTTAGATTACAGTCACATGATGATATCGACATTGTGATGGAGTGTAGTAACGGTAGAGAAGCGATTGAAGCGGTTAGAGCTTATCAACCTGATCTGATGTTTCTAGATATACAGATGCCAGGCTTAGATGGTTTTGAAGTAATGCAGGCATTGTTAGAGCAAGATTTGACCTTACCCGTAGTGGTGTTTGTTACTGCCTTTGATCAATACGCATTAAAAGCGTTTGATGTTCATGCTCAAGATTATTTAATGAAACCAGCAGATGAAGAGCGTCTTGCACAAACACTGGATAGAGTAAGAAGTAATTTATCAAGCTCAGAGCATGCCGTTCACATTGAAAAACTTGTCAAGCTTGTCAGTGATGTTACTGGCCACGATAGTCAAGATATTATAAATGATCTAGCAAACAATAACCCTGTTACCGTATCACATTTTTCAGACGTACTTGCTATAAAAGACGGCGGTGAAGTCAGCCGGGTACCCGTTAAAGAGATACTATGGATTGACGCTGCTGGTGATTATATGTGTGTTCACACAAATAGCGAGACACATATTTTACGTAAAACCATGAAGCAACTTGAAGAGAGTTTAGATCCGCGGTTATTTATTCGAAGCCATCGCTCAACCATTGTAAATAAAAATTATGTTGATAAATTTTGCAGTCAATTAAATGGAGAATATTATCTAGTGATGACTAATGGTAAAGAACTAAAGGTTAGTCGCAGCTATAAAGAAAAGGTTAAACAATCAATTACCTCCTGA
- a CDS encoding efflux RND transporter periplasmic adaptor subunit, whose product MKKLKLTFILPLIVIIACVVIAMFIIGNPPQSKRQAPKRVAQLDVDVKTINPTSFTVIIESYGTVKPRTQSILYPQVSGQIVSISEKFQAGGFFEKGDELVRLDDRDLKAEVAIAKSNLLNARQTYSEEQARVEQAKQDWTRLGNNEQAPDLVMRKPQIQAAKANVESAQASLHKAELALERTRIIAPFSGRILSKNVDVGQLVSTGTQLAEIYAIDYVEIRLPLKNKDLPYIDLPENTRLSQAQVQPEVRFESSLVKEQFWQGKVVRTEGAYDVNSQQLYVVAQITDPYGVEVNNGMPIKIGQYVSAEITGKTVEGAITIPNRAIYQGSYVYVVEDNVLIRKEITTTWQNDKVAIIDQGLVEGDLLVLTPLGQVTSGTRVAINERDGQIANSNDKPKRTMKKDGKKGNKLTNQAARKQPQGGEL is encoded by the coding sequence ATGAAAAAGCTTAAATTAACGTTTATTCTTCCTTTAATTGTGATTATCGCGTGTGTCGTAATCGCAATGTTTATTATCGGTAATCCACCACAGAGTAAAAGACAAGCACCAAAGCGTGTAGCGCAATTAGATGTAGATGTAAAAACCATCAATCCAACGAGCTTTACAGTCATTATTGAAAGTTATGGAACGGTAAAACCAAGAACGCAAAGCATTCTATATCCTCAAGTATCAGGCCAAATCGTGAGTATTTCTGAAAAGTTTCAAGCGGGTGGCTTCTTTGAAAAAGGAGATGAACTTGTTCGTCTTGATGACCGTGACTTAAAGGCAGAAGTTGCGATAGCGAAATCAAATTTATTGAACGCTCGTCAAACATATAGTGAAGAACAAGCAAGAGTAGAACAGGCTAAACAAGACTGGACGCGATTAGGTAATAACGAACAAGCGCCAGATCTTGTGATGAGAAAACCACAAATTCAAGCGGCGAAAGCAAATGTTGAATCAGCACAAGCAAGTTTGCATAAAGCTGAACTTGCATTAGAACGAACACGTATTATTGCACCTTTCTCTGGCAGAATATTGAGCAAAAATGTCGATGTGGGTCAGTTGGTATCTACAGGAACACAATTGGCTGAAATTTATGCGATTGATTATGTTGAAATTCGTTTACCGCTTAAAAATAAAGATTTACCTTATATCGATTTACCTGAAAATACGCGTTTATCACAAGCACAGGTGCAACCTGAGGTACGCTTTGAGTCTAGCTTGGTAAAGGAGCAATTTTGGCAAGGTAAGGTAGTACGCACAGAGGGCGCCTATGATGTTAACTCTCAGCAATTATATGTTGTAGCACAAATTACAGACCCTTATGGTGTTGAAGTTAACAATGGCATGCCGATAAAAATCGGTCAGTATGTTAGTGCTGAAATTACCGGTAAAACCGTTGAAGGTGCTATCACGATTCCGAACAGAGCTATTTACCAAGGAAGTTACGTCTATGTTGTTGAAGATAATGTGTTAATTCGTAAAGAAATCACCACGACATGGCAGAACGACAAGGTTGCTATTATTGATCAAGGTCTCGTTGAAGGTGATTTGCTTGTATTAACGCCGTTAGGTCAAGTCACTTCGGGTACACGTGTGGCGATAAACGAGCGTGATGGGCAAATTGCCAACAGCAATGATAAGCCTAAGCGAACGATGAAAAAAGACGGTAAAAAAGGCAATAAGTTAACTAACCAAGCTGCTCGCAAGCAACCTCAAGGAGGTGAGCTATGA